A part of Deltaproteobacteria bacterium genomic DNA contains:
- a CDS encoding ABC transporter ATP-binding protein: MNAEALIRLSGVTKTYGGGPAAFQALKGIDLAIASGEFVAIMGPSGSGKSTMMNILGCLDTPTGGSYEFQSVHVEALSRNQRALLRRHYLGFVFQGFNLLARTTAIENIELPLIYRHESAAKRPIAARAALEQVGLTGWERHHPSELSGGQQQRIAIARAIVTRPKVLLADEPTGNLDTHTSAEIMELLVALNRDQGITVLMVTHEPDIAAYANRVIHFVDGRVASDRRNVGSA; the protein is encoded by the coding sequence GTGAACGCAGAGGCTCTCATTCGGCTGTCCGGCGTCACGAAGACCTATGGCGGCGGGCCGGCCGCGTTTCAGGCGCTCAAAGGCATCGACCTGGCGATCGCTTCGGGAGAGTTTGTCGCGATCATGGGGCCGAGCGGCTCGGGCAAATCGACGATGATGAACATTCTCGGGTGTCTCGACACGCCCACCGGCGGAAGCTACGAATTTCAAAGCGTCCACGTCGAGGCGCTCTCCCGCAACCAACGCGCCCTGCTGCGCCGGCACTACCTGGGATTCGTGTTCCAGGGCTTCAATCTGCTGGCACGCACGACGGCGATCGAGAACATCGAACTCCCGCTGATCTATCGTCACGAAAGCGCCGCCAAACGTCCGATCGCCGCCCGCGCCGCCCTGGAGCAGGTCGGACTCACCGGCTGGGAACGGCATCACCCCTCGGAACTGTCGGGCGGACAACAACAGCGAATCGCCATCGCGCGCGCGATCGTCACGAGGCCCAAAGTGCTGCTGGCGGACGAACCGACCGGCAACCTCGATACACACACGAGCGCCGAAATCATGGAATTGCTGGTCGCGCTGAATCGCGACCAGGGCATCACCGTGTTGATGGTCACCCACGAACCCGACATCGCGGCCTACGCCAACCGCGTCATCCACTTTGTCGACGGGCGAGTGGCCAGCGATCGCCGCAATGTGGGGAGCGCCTGA
- a CDS encoding ABC transporter permease, whose protein sequence is MLWNTVILALRAIRRNLLRSFLTTLGIVIGIAAVITLVTLGNGATKSVSDQIAAMGTNQLMMIPGQRMGPGSEMGASAFVNADADAIRNQITGARDVALVAGKATTVVHQSQAWSTQVTGTNNEFFTAGSWKMALGRTFTDAEERAGKSVCVIGETIRDKLFDGANPVGSEIRLTGFSCEVIGLLQGKGQSAMGQDQDDVVVMPLRTVQRRLTGSQDIARIMVAVRDEGSVDAVKQQLVLLLRERRKIGETEEDDFRVLDTRQLAETLTGTTRILTMLLGCVAAVSLLVGGIGIMNIMLVSVTERTREIGIRLAIGALERDVLLQFLIEAMVLSSLGGVVGIALAAAASIGLAGVMGVPFLFNSNINLLSFLFSAAIGVIFGYFPARRAAGLNPIDALRYE, encoded by the coding sequence ATGTTGTGGAATACGGTGATCCTTGCCCTCCGGGCTATTCGCCGCAATTTGCTGCGTTCGTTTCTCACCACCCTCGGGATCGTCATCGGCATCGCCGCCGTCATCACGCTGGTCACCCTGGGCAACGGCGCGACCAAATCCGTTTCCGACCAGATCGCCGCAATGGGCACCAATCAACTCATGATGATCCCCGGCCAACGCATGGGACCGGGCTCCGAAATGGGTGCATCCGCTTTTGTGAATGCGGACGCCGACGCGATTCGCAACCAGATCACGGGCGCGCGTGATGTCGCGCTGGTTGCGGGCAAAGCGACGACCGTCGTCCATCAATCTCAGGCGTGGTCCACGCAGGTCACGGGGACAAACAACGAATTCTTCACCGCGGGAAGCTGGAAGATGGCGCTTGGGCGCACGTTCACCGACGCCGAGGAACGCGCGGGAAAGTCGGTGTGCGTGATTGGGGAGACCATCCGGGACAAGCTGTTTGACGGCGCGAATCCGGTCGGTTCCGAAATCCGCCTCACGGGATTCAGTTGCGAAGTGATCGGCCTGCTCCAGGGCAAGGGCCAGTCCGCCATGGGACAGGATCAGGACGACGTCGTCGTGATGCCGCTGCGCACGGTGCAACGCCGACTCACCGGCAGCCAGGACATCGCGCGAATCATGGTCGCGGTGCGCGATGAGGGCTCCGTCGACGCGGTCAAGCAACAACTGGTTTTACTGTTACGCGAGCGGCGCAAGATCGGCGAAACCGAGGAAGACGATTTTCGCGTATTGGACACCCGGCAACTCGCGGAAACGCTGACCGGTACGACTCGAATTCTCACCATGCTGCTCGGCTGCGTGGCGGCCGTGAGCCTGCTGGTCGGCGGAATCGGCATCATGAATATCATGCTCGTCTCGGTCACCGAACGCACGCGCGAGATCGGCATCCGGCTCGCTATCGGCGCTTTGGAACGAGACGTGTTGCTGCAATTCCTCATCGAGGCGATGGTCTTATCCAGTCTCGGCGGCGTTGTGGGCATCGCCCTGGCGGCGGCGGCTTCGATTGGGCTCGCGGGCGTGATGGGCGTACCCTTCCTCTTCAACTCCAACATCAATTTGCTGTCATTTCTTTTTTCCGCGGCGATCGGCGTGATCTTCGGCTATTTCCCGGCGCGACGCGCAGCCGGCCTGAACCCCATCGACGCGCTGCGGTACGAGTGA
- a CDS encoding penicillin acylase family protein, with protein sequence MFAVRLRALVWVFALICAMTFVAGCGDDDDDDDSGGDDDADDDTDDDTGDDDSPVLDVPPDETIDIPGLSGEARVAFDEYMIPYVFARTTEDAVKVMGYVQAMQRFFQMDFYRHFAQGRLTEIAGDVAIGVDIEQRVNFMAADGRSVFEHIDEAMDAELKTLLENYAEGVNAWLNARRAEPQPIGWPDEYGFFALQPDDVPDWTVIDTISFARYQTWDLSNSLYNEIYLTDWADALPGDLYDTMFTRAMATDTVVLDGAKSAAKSGAKSAGKSGTPSAPQRVLPEGYQGLRRVLESMRANAAFKPVSPNGEASNNWIVSPDINNGVGFLANDPHLSLSYPSVFHLAYMDTKELGAGDMRTWGAMFGGAPIVAIGANENLAWGETVAGFDVLDVYAETLVLDGGEPVAVEFDGGEIDLVKSTESFALPGGGEITQDIYVVPHHGPILPDSIDGTTAMSFRWTGHEPSQEPLAFRQLAVATNVDEGFAAIENFQVGAQNFVLQDTNGDLGYFPNARVPERSWAATHKPWFVLPGDGSAEWEGDIADMPQVKNPAKGWLVTANNDINGTLQSGDPTDGDHYWYFERDIGYRAQRITEMLTEQLAGDGITVESTQATQFTVQDNYARDLITATLDVLNSDMTDLSDDAVDMVGFWEDWTFETHSGLAGSDPNGAASDDADVLAAAVAAMGFAEYDIELRVATFGDEVTDAGYDYPYGWTETQVAILGLLDDESNDFWDDVSTVPVETRREIIVSAINDTVAAIAGWDEFDGAPIEDWLWGRKHHLMLGHVAFSAFGLPGFDLGPFAIPGSDNTPNVAGYDESNTDFETTSGPSLRIIHEFVDGEITTHVHYPGGQIPVTGDPNQQDMLANWLTGDYYEMPHAVQPILDATEYMMAFVSE encoded by the coding sequence ATGTTCGCGGTACGTTTGCGTGCTTTGGTGTGGGTGTTCGCGCTCATTTGCGCAATGACGTTCGTCGCCGGCTGCGGCGACGACGACGATGACGACGATTCCGGCGGCGATGACGACGCCGACGACGATACGGACGATGACACGGGCGACGACGACAGCCCCGTGCTCGACGTTCCGCCCGACGAGACGATCGACATTCCGGGCCTTTCCGGCGAGGCGCGCGTCGCGTTCGACGAGTACATGATCCCCTACGTCTTCGCGCGCACCACCGAGGACGCCGTGAAGGTCATGGGCTACGTGCAGGCGATGCAGCGATTTTTCCAGATGGACTTCTACCGTCACTTCGCGCAGGGCCGCCTGACCGAAATCGCCGGCGACGTGGCGATCGGCGTGGACATCGAGCAGCGCGTCAACTTCATGGCCGCCGACGGCCGCTCGGTCTTCGAGCACATCGACGAGGCCATGGACGCCGAGCTCAAAACACTGCTCGAAAACTATGCCGAGGGCGTCAACGCGTGGCTCAATGCCCGCCGCGCCGAGCCTCAGCCCATCGGCTGGCCCGACGAATACGGATTCTTCGCGCTCCAGCCCGATGACGTTCCCGACTGGACCGTGATCGACACCATTTCGTTCGCGCGCTACCAGACCTGGGATCTGTCCAACTCGCTCTACAACGAGATCTATCTCACGGACTGGGCCGACGCCCTGCCGGGCGACCTGTACGACACCATGTTCACGCGCGCGATGGCGACCGACACGGTGGTGCTCGACGGCGCCAAATCGGCGGCCAAGTCGGGGGCGAAGTCGGCCGGCAAATCGGGAACGCCGTCGGCGCCCCAGCGCGTGCTCCCCGAGGGCTACCAGGGCCTGCGGCGCGTGCTCGAATCGATGCGCGCCAATGCCGCGTTCAAACCCGTTTCGCCGAACGGCGAGGCGAGCAACAACTGGATCGTGTCGCCCGACATCAACAACGGCGTCGGATTCCTCGCCAACGATCCGCATCTGAGCCTCTCGTACCCGTCCGTCTTTCATCTTGCCTACATGGACACCAAGGAACTCGGCGCGGGCGACATGCGCACGTGGGGCGCGATGTTCGGCGGCGCGCCGATCGTCGCCATCGGGGCGAACGAAAACCTCGCGTGGGGCGAGACCGTCGCGGGCTTCGACGTGCTCGACGTGTACGCCGAGACGCTCGTGCTCGACGGCGGCGAGCCGGTGGCCGTGGAGTTCGACGGCGGCGAGATCGACCTCGTCAAATCCACCGAGTCCTTCGCGCTGCCCGGCGGCGGCGAGATCACGCAGGACATCTACGTGGTGCCGCATCACGGCCCCATCCTGCCCGATTCGATCGACGGCACGACCGCGATGTCGTTCCGCTGGACCGGACACGAGCCGTCGCAGGAGCCCCTCGCGTTTCGGCAGCTCGCCGTCGCGACGAACGTGGATGAAGGTTTCGCGGCCATCGAAAACTTCCAGGTCGGCGCGCAGAATTTCGTCCTGCAGGACACGAACGGCGACCTCGGCTACTTCCCCAATGCCCGCGTGCCCGAGCGTTCCTGGGCCGCGACGCACAAGCCGTGGTTCGTGCTGCCCGGCGACGGATCGGCCGAGTGGGAAGGCGATATCGCCGACATGCCGCAGGTCAAGAACCCCGCCAAGGGCTGGCTCGTCACCGCCAACAACGACATCAACGGCACCTTGCAGTCGGGCGACCCGACCGACGGGGACCATTACTGGTACTTCGAGCGCGACATCGGCTATCGCGCCCAGCGCATCACGGAAATGCTCACCGAGCAGCTCGCCGGCGACGGCATCACGGTGGAGTCCACGCAGGCGACGCAGTTCACCGTGCAGGACAACTACGCCCGCGACCTCATCACGGCGACGCTCGACGTGCTGAATAGCGACATGACCGATCTGTCGGACGACGCGGTGGACATGGTGGGATTCTGGGAAGACTGGACCTTCGAGACGCACTCCGGCCTCGCGGGCTCCGATCCGAACGGCGCGGCGTCGGACGACGCGGATGTGCTCGCGGCGGCGGTGGCGGCGATGGGCTTCGCCGAGTACGACATCGAGCTGCGCGTCGCGACCTTCGGCGACGAGGTGACCGACGCCGGGTACGACTATCCCTACGGATGGACCGAGACGCAGGTCGCGATTCTCGGCCTGCTCGACGACGAGAGCAACGATTTTTGGGACGACGTCTCCACGGTGCCGGTCGAGACGCGCCGCGAGATCATCGTGAGCGCGATCAACGACACGGTCGCGGCCATCGCGGGATGGGACGAGTTCGACGGCGCGCCGATCGAGGATTGGCTGTGGGGCCGCAAGCATCATCTGATGCTCGGCCACGTGGCGTTCTCGGCGTTCGGCCTGCCGGGTTTCGACCTCGGCCCCTTCGCGATTCCCGGCTCCGACAATACCCCCAACGTGGCGGGGTACGACGAGAGCAATACGGACTTCGAGACCACGTCGGGCCCGAGTCTGCGTATCATCCATGAATTTGTGGACGGCGAGATCACCACGCACGTGCATTATCCCGGCGGGCAGATTCCGGTGACCGGCGATCCGAACCAGCAGGATATGCTCGCGAACTGGCTGACCGGCGACTACTACGAGATGCCGCACGCGGTGCAGCCGATTCTCGATGCGACCGAATACATGATGGCGTTCGTCAGCGAATAA
- a CDS encoding 1-acyl-sn-glycerol-3-phosphate acyltransferase, whose amino-acid sequence MDAPRYSAIPMNPRGAALTVERVAGHAVATARAVRRLGAFAAITLIWMARYASHAAMAGFTRRLAASYARRWSVSLGRAIGVEIETRGAPPDRSALLVANHVSYIDIAVIGSRVAACFLAKTEVARWPVIGWAARLSNAIFVERERPDSRRRSLVEIETTIRSGVNVVVFPEGTTSAGPTTLPFRPGSFALAARAGLVVVPVAIRYEDPGDAWVGDDTFVAHFLRQLGKRRVRVSVSFGPALSGSSGEDLCRAAQNWIDDANTCLWERTAA is encoded by the coding sequence ATGGACGCACCGCGATATTCGGCGATCCCCATGAATCCACGCGGCGCCGCGCTCACGGTGGAGCGAGTGGCCGGGCATGCCGTCGCGACGGCCAGAGCGGTCCGGCGGCTCGGGGCATTCGCGGCCATCACGCTGATCTGGATGGCGCGATATGCGTCGCACGCGGCGATGGCGGGTTTCACACGCCGTCTCGCGGCGTCCTATGCGCGGCGCTGGTCGGTCTCGCTTGGCCGCGCGATCGGCGTCGAGATCGAAACGCGCGGAGCACCGCCCGATCGCTCGGCTCTGCTCGTCGCCAATCACGTCTCGTACATCGACATCGCCGTGATCGGTTCGCGCGTCGCCGCCTGTTTTCTCGCCAAGACCGAGGTCGCGCGCTGGCCGGTTATCGGCTGGGCCGCGCGCCTGTCCAACGCCATCTTCGTCGAACGCGAACGCCCCGACAGCCGTCGACGCTCGCTCGTCGAGATCGAGACGACGATCCGCTCCGGCGTGAACGTCGTCGTCTTTCCCGAGGGCACCACGTCGGCGGGCCCGACGACGCTGCCGTTCCGCCCCGGGTCGTTCGCCCTTGCCGCGCGCGCCGGGCTGGTCGTCGTGCCGGTCGCCATCCGCTACGAAGACCCCGGCGACGCATGGGTCGGCGACGACACTTTCGTCGCGCATTTCCTTCGTCAGCTCGGCAAACGGCGCGTGCGCGTGTCCGTCTCCTTCGGCCCCGCTCTTTCCGGCTCGTCCGGCGAGGATCTTTGCCGCGCGGCGCAAAACTGGATCGACGACGCCAACACCTGTCTTTGGGAAAGGACCGCCGCATGA
- a CDS encoding 4-hydroxy-tetrahydrodipicolinate synthase, which produces MQFSGVITALATPFRDGKLDLAALEKCVERQIAGGVHALVACGCTGEAATMSADEDRTVWRTVKEVARGRVPVIAGAGSNSTSTALEHALEAQADGCDAVMLITPYYNQPTQEGLYRHYRTIADGLRVPVMLYNVPGRTACHIEAETVARLAKDCANIVGLKEASGTVAASAWAIKLCPPGFAVLSGDDPLFLPLAGIGVRGVVSVASNVAPAPMVEMWNKYVSGDRDGAAEVYYRLLGLFKALFIETNPIPVKAALAMMGLIADELRLPMVPMTDAARPKLRAELEALGLV; this is translated from the coding sequence ATGCAGTTTTCGGGAGTCATCACCGCGCTCGCCACGCCGTTTCGCGACGGAAAACTCGACCTCGCCGCGCTGGAAAAGTGCGTCGAACGGCAGATCGCCGGGGGCGTTCATGCCCTCGTCGCGTGCGGATGTACGGGCGAGGCCGCGACCATGAGCGCCGACGAGGACCGCACGGTCTGGCGCACGGTGAAGGAGGTCGCGCGCGGGCGCGTGCCCGTCATCGCCGGAGCCGGGTCGAACTCCACCTCGACCGCGCTGGAGCACGCGCTGGAGGCGCAGGCCGACGGCTGCGACGCGGTCATGCTGATCACGCCCTACTACAACCAGCCCACGCAGGAAGGTCTGTATCGACACTACCGGACCATCGCCGACGGGCTGCGCGTGCCGGTGATGCTCTACAACGTGCCCGGGCGGACGGCGTGCCATATCGAGGCCGAGACCGTGGCGCGGCTCGCGAAGGACTGCGCCAACATCGTGGGACTCAAGGAGGCGTCGGGCACCGTGGCCGCGAGCGCGTGGGCGATCAAGCTGTGCCCGCCGGGTTTCGCGGTGCTCTCGGGCGATGATCCGCTCTTCCTGCCGCTCGCGGGCATCGGCGTGCGCGGCGTGGTGTCGGTGGCGTCCAACGTCGCCCCCGCGCCGATGGTGGAGATGTGGAACAAGTACGTTTCCGGCGATCGCGACGGCGCGGCGGAGGTCTATTACCGGCTGCTTGGTCTCTTCAAGGCGCTCTTCATCGAGACCAACCCGATTCCGGTCAAGGCGGCGCTCGCGATGATGGGTCTCATCGCCGACGAGCTGCGACTGCCCATGGTGCCCATGACCGACGCCGCGCGCCCCAAGCTGCGCGCCGAGCTCGAGGCGCTGGGGCTCGTGTAA
- a CDS encoding MarC family protein, whose translation MHDLLLAYVKAVLAVFVILSPFSNIPIVVSLTDGMDAARSNRIVARAHLVALGVCVAFGLAGELIFQFFNITIGAFRIAGGILLFVMSQSMLYGESPRQKISPKDEAEARAKADVAITPLGTPMIAGPGTIATVMSLMDQSRGWAEKSLTLAALPAAVFASWLLVRFGAPLTVKLGPMGLRVLTRMMGLILAVIAVQFVINGAHDALPQILGK comes from the coding sequence ATGCACGATTTGTTGCTCGCATACGTGAAGGCGGTGCTGGCGGTCTTCGTCATCCTCAGCCCGTTTTCCAACATCCCCATCGTCGTCAGCCTGACCGACGGGATGGACGCCGCGCGCAGCAACCGCATCGTCGCCCGCGCGCATCTGGTGGCGCTGGGGGTGTGCGTCGCGTTCGGCCTGGCGGGCGAGCTGATCTTTCAGTTCTTCAACATCACGATCGGCGCGTTCCGCATCGCGGGCGGTATCTTGCTGTTCGTCATGAGCCAGTCGATGCTCTACGGCGAATCGCCGCGCCAGAAGATTTCGCCTAAGGATGAAGCCGAGGCCCGCGCCAAGGCCGACGTCGCGATCACGCCCCTCGGCACCCCAATGATCGCCGGCCCCGGCACGATCGCCACCGTGATGAGCCTGATGGATCAGTCGCGCGGCTGGGCGGAAAAGTCGCTCACGCTCGCCGCGCTGCCCGCCGCGGTTTTCGCGAGCTGGCTGCTCGTGCGTTTCGGCGCGCCGCTCACGGTCAAGCTCGGCCCGATGGGTCTGCGCGTGCTCACGCGCATGATGGGCCTCATCCTCGCCGTCATCGCCGTGCAGTTCGTCATCAACGGCGCGCACGACGCCCTGCCGCAAATTCTGGGCAAGTAG
- the chrA gene encoding chromate efflux transporter produces MIPRNSPIPFREAVRAWITIALNSFGGPAAQIAVMHRVLVDERKWIGETRFLHALNYCMLLPGPEAMQLVTYMGWLLHGYAGGLVAGTLFVLPGFVAILALSSLYVAAAHVSLVAGLFVGLKAAVLAVVVQAVWRVGKRVLKHPFLMCLAVAAFVALFVFHVPFPYVILTAGIVGFFGSKLAPGVFSRGTGHGSAGDSDALADRLLENHAAPHMRPRPSRDLAVAFVLALLWVAPVLAFRAAGADWDVFFRQGVLFSKAAVLTFGGAYSVLPYVSQQAVEVYGWLTPGEMMDGLGMAETTPGPLIQVVQFVGAIGAWRNPGILAPWLALLVGSWMTVWVTYTPCFLWILAGAPYVEAVRGRKALAGALTAITAAVVGVIANLAVWFALHVIFASVSDVSGPLGVRLALPDWDSVQFVPLVLAVGAFVALTRHGAGMIRTIVACAALGLVAHLVAG; encoded by the coding sequence CTGATCCCGAGGAATTCGCCGATTCCGTTTCGCGAAGCCGTGCGCGCGTGGATAACGATCGCGCTCAACAGCTTCGGCGGCCCCGCCGCGCAGATCGCGGTCATGCACCGGGTGCTGGTGGACGAGCGCAAGTGGATCGGCGAGACGCGGTTTCTGCACGCGCTCAACTACTGCATGCTGCTTCCGGGACCCGAGGCCATGCAGCTCGTCACCTACATGGGCTGGCTGTTGCACGGCTACGCGGGCGGACTCGTCGCCGGCACGCTCTTCGTGCTGCCCGGCTTCGTCGCGATCCTCGCGCTCTCTTCGTTGTACGTCGCGGCCGCCCACGTCAGCCTGGTCGCCGGTCTTTTCGTCGGTCTCAAGGCCGCCGTGCTCGCGGTGGTGGTCCAGGCCGTCTGGCGCGTCGGAAAGCGGGTGCTCAAACATCCATTCCTCATGTGTCTCGCCGTCGCGGCGTTCGTCGCGCTCTTCGTGTTCCACGTTCCATTTCCCTACGTGATTTTGACGGCGGGGATCGTGGGATTCTTCGGGTCGAAGCTCGCCCCGGGCGTGTTTTCGCGGGGAACCGGGCACGGTTCCGCCGGGGATTCCGACGCGCTCGCGGACCGGCTCCTGGAAAACCATGCCGCGCCGCACATGCGTCCCCGGCCCTCGCGCGATCTCGCCGTGGCCTTCGTTTTGGCACTGCTGTGGGTCGCGCCGGTCTTGGCGTTTCGCGCGGCGGGGGCCGACTGGGATGTCTTCTTCCGGCAGGGCGTGCTGTTCTCCAAAGCCGCCGTGCTGACCTTCGGCGGGGCCTACTCGGTGCTGCCCTATGTCTCGCAGCAAGCCGTCGAGGTGTACGGCTGGCTGACGCCGGGGGAGATGATGGACGGTCTCGGCATGGCCGAAACCACCCCGGGCCCGCTCATCCAGGTCGTGCAGTTCGTCGGCGCGATCGGCGCGTGGCGCAACCCCGGCATCCTCGCGCCGTGGCTCGCGCTGCTGGTCGGTTCTTGGATGACCGTGTGGGTGACGTATACGCCGTGTTTTCTGTGGATTCTCGCCGGCGCGCCGTACGTGGAGGCCGTGCGCGGGCGAAAGGCGCTCGCCGGCGCGCTCACGGCCATCACCGCCGCGGTGGTCGGCGTGATCGCGAATCTCGCCGTGTGGTTCGCGCTGCACGTGATCTTCGCATCCGTGTCCGATGTGAGCGGTCCGTTGGGAGTGCGTCTCGCTCTGCCGGATTGGGACAGCGTTCAGTTCGTTCCGCTGGTTCTCGCCGTCGGCGCGTTCGTCGCGCTCACGCGCCACGGGGCGGGAATGATCCGCACCATCGTCGCGTGCGCCGCGCTCGGACTCGTCGCGCATCTCGTCGCGGGGTGA
- a CDS encoding PKD domain-containing protein gives MFSRVGCWVFLVAAAVAFGGCWGGDDDSPSSDSGVTDDDDGDDDAAGDDTSDDDADDDAADDDSAPDDDVDDDSDDDADDDDTGPDWSREPLAVLACDPAFADPGEVIDFDGAASSDPNGLALTYALDFGDGEIADVASATHAYANAGVYRATLTVTNAEGFADASSCVVQVGEFPTAVGTLDGIDFHPNYFRTEIIETGAPPFGGGLVYGFFTSPGAATADTILVNGQNGHPDDTHVEWCEIVDADLLPAGVGAVQCHSYDDAFLPGEDVNLVVKAGTETLWSFNGPIPAPTLSPTFITANVAGDELLIYARNDADEAVELTGLAVDGLDVSDFVAIESETLAPGGTGLIRVPRAEGIDYGMFHVFTVLGETGRAPVSGTRFHRVFPPIFPLGNWDGSSDEIYDNADNRAEQLDYGIDMHIYGPSGDNHPDDVVPLAENEGVYLFTHEGGTNALYEEYIANWGDSPAIAANAVFGEPDLNGEAIDSLAEMQLQRDLWGTKKPQWGYNACAHRWPAFQALPDIGGMDHYCVFAPKCNTNWPPYLWDHLWFLGYYAESAKINSEPKPVWDWTQANNWGDLYFFNRCLTDEEIRAQWYVVLGRGVKGLLWFRFSKEWMETCPEPLPEMKRLARELDTVEPFALEGEWMTPGLYATTPDSTIDTQATFGPRGALIVLTNFHYDLNLIAPWIWHEKINIPIDVYPPGGFEPARFQLVANEDLIDLAWAKIDEGHWRVMLPSLTVAEMILVTPEP, from the coding sequence ATGTTTTCGCGCGTTGGATGTTGGGTGTTCCTGGTCGCGGCGGCGGTCGCGTTCGGCGGGTGTTGGGGCGGAGATGACGATTCGCCTTCGTCGGATTCCGGCGTAACGGACGACGATGACGGCGATGACGACGCGGCGGGCGACGATACGTCGGACGACGACGCCGATGATGATGCGGCGGATGATGACAGCGCTCCGGACGATGACGTGGACGACGACTCGGACGACGATGCGGACGACGACGATACGGGTCCCGACTGGAGCCGCGAACCCCTCGCGGTGCTCGCGTGCGATCCCGCATTCGCCGATCCCGGCGAGGTCATCGACTTCGACGGCGCGGCGTCTTCAGATCCGAACGGACTCGCGCTGACCTACGCGCTCGACTTCGGCGACGGCGAGATCGCTGATGTCGCGAGCGCGACGCACGCCTACGCGAACGCGGGCGTCTACCGCGCCACGCTCACCGTCACCAACGCCGAGGGATTCGCCGACGCGTCGAGCTGCGTGGTGCAGGTGGGCGAGTTCCCGACGGCGGTGGGGACGCTCGACGGGATCGATTTCCATCCGAATTACTTCCGCACCGAAATCATCGAAACGGGAGCGCCCCCCTTCGGCGGCGGCTTGGTGTACGGATTCTTCACGTCGCCGGGCGCCGCGACCGCCGACACGATCCTCGTGAACGGACAGAACGGCCATCCCGACGACACGCACGTCGAGTGGTGCGAGATCGTCGACGCCGACCTGCTGCCCGCGGGCGTGGGTGCGGTGCAGTGCCACTCGTACGACGACGCGTTTTTGCCGGGCGAAGACGTGAACCTCGTCGTGAAGGCGGGCACCGAAACGCTCTGGTCGTTCAACGGCCCGATCCCCGCGCCGACGCTCTCGCCGACGTTCATCACGGCGAATGTCGCGGGCGACGAGCTGTTGATCTACGCGCGCAACGATGCCGACGAAGCCGTGGAATTGACGGGGCTCGCGGTCGACGGGTTGGACGTTTCCGATTTCGTGGCGATCGAGTCGGAGACGCTTGCGCCGGGCGGGACGGGGCTCATCCGAGTGCCGCGCGCCGAGGGCATCGATTACGGAATGTTTCACGTCTTCACGGTGCTGGGCGAAACGGGGCGCGCGCCGGTGTCGGGCACGCGCTTCCACCGCGTGTTTCCGCCGATCTTCCCGCTCGGCAACTGGGACGGAAGCTCGGACGAGATCTACGACAACGCCGACAACCGGGCCGAACAGCTCGACTACGGCATCGACATGCATATCTACGGCCCGTCGGGCGACAACCATCCCGACGACGTGGTGCCGCTCGCCGAGAACGAGGGCGTTTACCTGTTTACGCACGAGGGCGGCACGAACGCCCTCTACGAAGAATACATCGCGAACTGGGGCGACAGCCCGGCGATCGCGGCGAACGCGGTCTTCGGCGAACCCGATCTGAACGGCGAGGCGATCGATTCGCTCGCCGAAATGCAGTTGCAGCGAGACCTATGGGGCACCAAGAAACCCCAGTGGGGCTACAACGCCTGCGCGCACCGCTGGCCCGCGTTTCAGGCGCTTCCCGACATCGGCGGTATGGACCACTACTGCGTGTTCGCGCCGAAGTGCAACACGAACTGGCCGCCGTATCTGTGGGATCACCTCTGGTTCCTCGGCTACTACGCCGAGTCGGCGAAGATCAACTCCGAACCCAAACCGGTCTGGGATTGGACGCAGGCCAACAACTGGGGCGACCTGTACTTCTTCAACCGTTGCCTCACCGACGAGGAGATTCGCGCCCAGTGGTACGTGGTGCTCGGCCGTGGGGTGAAGGGTCTGTTGTGGTTCCGCTTCTCGAAGGAATGGATGGAGACGTGCCCGGAGCCGCTGCCGGAGATGAAGCGTCTCGCGCGCGAGCTCGACACCGTGGAGCCGTTCGCGCTTGAAGGGGAGTGGATGACGCCGGGGCTCTATGCCACGACGCCCGACTCGACCATCGACACGCAGGCGACGTTCGGCCCGCGCGGCGCGCTGATCGTGCTCACGAATTTTCACTACGACCTCAACCTCATCGCGCCTTGGATCTGGCACGAGAAGATCAACATCCCCATCGACGTGTATCCGCCCGGCGGATTCGAGCCCGCGCGGTTTCAGCTCGTGGCGAACGAAGACCTGATCGACCTCGCGTGGGCGAAGATCGACGAGGGGCACTGGCGCGTCATGCTGCCGTCGCTCACGGTCGCCGAGATGATTCTCGTGACACCGGAGCCGTGA